AAGCCACTGAATCCTCCTCCTGATCCTATATTCTGGCAACAATGGCACGCAGGAGTACGTGTAGATAGAAAAGACACGCTATTATACGGAAGATTATTTCTTCCTGGCAACTCTTTAGAAGCATTATTAGTTCGAAGACTGTCGCCAAAATCCCAATTATTGGTGACCTGTGTGAGCGACAATCAGATTAAAAACAAAGGTGCGATAACTTTTAATCTACAACGAGATAATGGAAAGTGGAGAAACGAAATTATCTATAGTACCTATGAATCCCTAATTGGATATAGGGGCATGTATAATATTGGATTTGAGGAATCGCCTTCTAGTTCGACGAATCGGTCAAAGGTGTCACCACCTGTATCGCGATTAGCGTTCGGCTTAGAAGTATTTTATGGCATTGCAAGTAAAAGTCCCGGGTTTTCTACCGCAATGAGATATACCACTCAATCTGCCTATACAGGTACTCCATTGACTCTTACACTAATGTCCAACCCATTGATGGGCCATATCTCTGCGACATATGCTGTGAGAACGACAAACGCATCTTCATTTGCTAGTAGGTTTGACTTTAATGTCTATTCATATATCAGTGATTTGTCGATTGGGTGTGAGATATGGCGTAAGGGAGCGATTAGTAGTGCTGTGAATAGTGTAGAACCTCCATTGCCAACCGATTTTTCAGGTGTTTTCAAGGCCAGTACAAGCTTAAATTCACGCAAACTGCGTTTACTTTGGGAGGGTCGTTATAAAGAGATTTTGATTAGTACTGGCGCTGGTATAAGTCTGTCTCCTAGAACACCATTGGCCACCTCAGTTGGAATTGAGTTACAGTATTCATCTTAGAGAATGTATATATAGCGTACTACCTTAAAGTGTACAACTTATTATGACCAAGTAATATGACAATTAATTTTCAGATATGCTACCTAGTTATCGGGGAGCATGGACGAGTTTATGTGCAGTAGATCCGTCAATCACACGAGTACCTACTGAACAGACCGGAGCAAGTAGAGACCCGCTCCGTCAAATTGTTACGAGCTAGCCCGGGAGATGCTGGCGACTCGTGAAATGCTCAGAGCTATGACGTGACTCCTGGATTTGCTGCTAATTGTGGAGTAATTATTCAGCAAGAACGTGGTGGCATGCAGATATGCACGTTGTCCCTGCATGATTGCAGAACTATGCTAGATAATGACGCCATTTAGGGCGCAAGATCtgcaaataatattaatctCAATATATAACCGAACAAATAACATGC
The Sugiyamaella lignohabitans strain CBS 10342 chromosome A, complete sequence genome window above contains:
- the MDM10 gene encoding Mdm10p (Subunit of both the ERMES and the SAM complex; component of ERMES complex which acts as a molecular tether between the mitochondria and the ER, necessary for efficient phospholipid exchange between organelles and for mitophagy; SAM/TOB complex component that functions in the assembly of outer membrane beta-barrel proteins; involved in mitochondrial inheritance and morphology; GO_component: GO:0032865 - ERMES complex [Evidence IEA,IEA]; GO_component: GO:0032865 - ERMES complex [Evidence IPI] [PMID 13679517]; GO_component: GO:0032865 - ERMES complex [Evidence IPI] [PMID 17410204]; GO_component: GO:0016021 - integral component of membrane [Evidence IEA]; GO_component: GO:0031307 - integral component of mitochondrial outer membrane [Evidence IEA]; GO_component: GO:0016020 - membrane [Evidence IEA]; GO_component: GO:0005741 - mitochondrial outer membrane [Evidence IEA,IEA]; GO_component: GO:0005741 - mitochondrial outer membrane [Evidence IDA] [PMID 16407407]; GO_component: GO:0001401 - mitochondrial sorting and assembly machinery complex [Evidence IPI] [PMID 17410204]; GO_component: GO:0005739 - mitochondrion [Evidence IEA]; GO_function: GO:0003674 - molecular_function [Evidence ND]; GO_process: GO:0051654 - establishment of mitochondrion localization [Evidence IMP] [PMID 13679517]; GO_process: GO:0000002 - mitochondrial genome maintenance [Evidence IEA]; GO_process: GO:0070096 - mitochondrial outer membrane translocase complex assembly [Evidence IMP] [PMID 15239954]; GO_process: GO:0070096 - mitochondrial outer membrane translocase complex assembly [Evidence IMP,IPI] [PMID 20026336]; GO_process: GO:0007005 - mitochondrion organization [Evidence IEA]; GO_process: GO:0007005 - mitochondrion organization [Evidence IMP] [PMID 19556461]; GO_process: GO:0015914 - phospholipid transport [Evidence IGI] [PMID 19556461]; GO_process: GO:0006461 - protein complex assembly [Evidence IEA]; GO_process: GO:0045040 - protein import into mitochondrial outer membrane [Evidence IEA]; GO_process: GO:0045040 - protein import into mitochondrial outer membrane [Evidence IMP] [PMID 17410204]); amino-acid sequence: MYGYMDHLCQQFYRCTDWNEDNSYANVIETARNLIDFDIPDGASLIVSSQSSKNSFTSYTLSNLGMVNGSVAYLYSSRPLTTIEPSREIPLQELVSSYRILKPLNPPPDPIFWQQWHAGVRVDRKDTLLYGRLFLPGNSLEALLVRRLSPKSQLLVTCVSDNQIKNKGAITFNLQRDNGKWRNEIIYSTYESLIGYRGMYNIGFEESPSSSTNRSKVSPPVSRLAFGLEVFYGIASKSPGFSTAMRYTTQSAYTGTPLTLTLMSNPLMGHISATYAVRTTNASSFASRFDFNVYSYISDLSIGCEIWRKGAISSAVNSVEPPLPTDFSGVFKASTSLNSRKLRLLWEGRYKEILISTGAGISLSPRTPLATSVGIELQYSS